A section of the Schistosoma haematobium chromosome ZW, whole genome shotgun sequence genome encodes:
- the SCL25A gene encoding Arginine/serine-rich splicing factor scl25a transcript I (EggNog:ENOG410IQXI~COG:S) → MPRRSSSLYIRHLPDTCRHDDLRRCFGRYGRIVDVTIPLDFFTGRMKGYAFIEYPFAVDAEDAHYYMDHTRFMGRDIEVEFTRGYRKTPAEMRLKERRDEPHRGGRKYRSRSRSRSYSNSRQKGVEPYYRGRPNDRRDDSRRRMNNVRPNRSASRSRSPTRSRSASHDGMDNGDEVRKGSRRNDRRDNRAVSRSPAHRRGSLSRSRSGSY, encoded by the exons ATGCCTCGACGCAGTTCTTCTTTGTATATTCGCCATCTCCCTGATACATGCAG ACATGACGACCTAAGACGCTGCTTTGGCCGTTATGGCAGGATTGTTGACGTAACAATACCCCTCGATTTCTTCACTGGAAGAATGAAGGGTTACGCATTTATTGAATATCCTTTTGCAGT AGACGCTGAAGATGCCCATTACTACATGGACCACACACGGTTCATGGGTCGCGATATCGAAGTCGAGTTTACCCGAGGTTATCGTAAAA CTCCTGCGGAAATGCGTCTAAAAGAAAGGAGAGACGAGCCACATCGAGGTGGGAGGAAATATCGCTCTAGATCCCGTTCCAG ATCTTACTCTAATTCTAGACAAAAAGGGGTCGAACCATACTATCGCGGTCGCCCTAACGACCGCCGAGATGATTCACGAAGGCGAATGAATAACGTGCGCCCCAATCGGTCAGCATCAAGATCGAGGTCTCCCACCAGGTCGCGGTCCGCAAGTCATGACGGTATGGATAATGGTGATGAAGTACGCAAAGGCAGTCGGCGCAATGATCGCAGAGACAACCGTGCTGTCTCCAGAAGTCCTGCACATAGGCGTGGTTCTTTATCACGATCTCGTTCCGGTTCGTATTAA